TTATTGAAGAATGGGATTTTATCAGACGATAGTGAAGCAGCCATAGCTGATTATGTTTCGAATGTTGAAGGTGAGGATAATCAGCATAAATATCTTTTGTTACAAGTAGAAAGTGCTGAAGAAGGTGTTGTAGGCGATACACCACCTAATGTAGACATTGAATTAAAGTCACTAGCAGATATTCTGCAAAATGATGCTCTGTTCCTTGAGTATGACGAGAAGTCACGTCAGAAGGTACAATCAGCATTCCGTTTACCAGATGTGTATGTAGGGTATATTCGTGACTTTAACAGAGCAACTGCTGAGTCTGTACGAGAGATTACAGAGGAGCAGGTATTTGAACCAGAGCGTAGTGCTTTAGAATTCATTATTAACAATGTACTGCTTCTCCCGTATGGATTAAAACACGTATATGTGAATCTACGTAAATCAGAAATCAGTAACACTGAAGATATGGTTAAAACCATTGAAGTATTGGCTGATAAGGGCGGTTTAACCTTCCAAGATGTACGTAATATCGCTAGTAATATGCTAAACAAAGAGTTCTTAGATTACGATATGCCAGAAGCAAATGAGCCTGTAGCTTTAGTATTAGAAAGACATCGTAAGGTAAGTGGTTGGCAGAAGGGATTAAGCGAAACCTTGCAAAAGTCAGCTGACAATAATTCAAACGAGGATTTAGTCAATGTAATGAAAGACCTACGTGACTTATTGGAGTCGATGCAAAATGCAGAAGATTGATAAGTTGCTAGATTCATTAAATGAGTGGATTGAAAAGGCTGATACTGACGATTTCACTGCTGCATTACCTGCTGATTTAGAAGTGCTGGACATGTTACCGGGATACGTTGAGGAATTTGAAAAAGAAATTGCTAAACTGCTTCGTAAGCAGAAGAAATACTTTATCGATGGAATTAAAAACTATACGAAAAAGGATGCTGTGGAGAAGGGTATCAAGATAAAGGATATTATCGACTTTGTTACTGGTAGCCTATTTGGAGCGGATACCTTTGCCGAGAGCTTGAGCAAAGCAGCGAGGAAGTTTCTTGATTACACGATGAAAGATATGACGAAGGCTTTTATGGATGCAATTGACCCGGATATTCAGTTTAATATCTTCTCAAAACGCACCACAAAATGGATTGATAGTTGGTCGGATGAATTAGGTAAGATCATGAAGATTAACTCTCATAAAGCAGTAGAACGTATTTTAAACGATGGATTGGAGAATGGGAAAGGAATTAAGGAGATTGCAAGAGAGCTTGCAAAGCTTCCGGAATTCGACCGTAAAAGAGCGAAGACTACAGCGCAGACAGAAGTGCTCGCAGCATGCTCTGCTTCTCAATTTGAATCTTATCGCCAATCTCCCGCGGTTACGGGTAAGAGGTGGCGTCATAGCGGTACAAAGAATAACCAACCTCGTGATAATCACGTGGCGTATGACGGTACAACGGTTCCGGTAGAGGAAGAGTTTGAGCTACCTGGATCTGGTGAGAGATGTATGTTTCCGCGCGATAGCTCCTTATCTGCTAAAGAAAGAGTACGTTGCAAATGCGTTATGTCTCCTGCAGTCGATAACAATATACTAGGCCTTTCTGAAGAAGAGAAGCAGAAGATTAGGGAAGAAACTTTAAAGGAGTTGAGCAAGAAATGAAAACTTCTAAAATTAAGCTGATTCATATTTGAAAGGAGGTGAACAAATGAAAAAACGTAAGCTGAAGAACTTGCAGGTTTCACATGTCTCTTATGTAGAGAATGGAGCAAACCAACGCAAGTTCTTTTTAACGAAATCAGAAGAACAACCAAACTTCGAGAAGCCTGTGAAGGTTATTAAGTCTGATGATGAAGCAGAACGTCTTGTCTATGGGATTGTATATGAGCCAGATACAATCGATGCTCATGGAGATTTTGCAGATGCTAAGACAATTGAAAAGGCAGCACATGAGTTTATGCTCAAGTACCGCCAAATCGATAAGAATCACGACTTTGTAGTAGGAGTTGGAGAAGTTGTTGAATCATATATTGCCCCTGCTGATATGGAGCTTAATGGCGAACCTGTAAAGAAAGGTACATGGATTCTCGCTACGAAAGCAGATGAGGAAACATGGGAAGCTGTTAAGAAGGGGGAATTCCAAGGTTATTCTCTTGCAGGAGTCGCTGAAACAGAAGTGATTGAGGAAGAAGTAACGAAAACTGAAGAGAAGCAGAAAGAATCCCTTTTTCAATTATTGAAGGGATTTTTTAATG
This Bacillus paramycoides DNA region includes the following protein-coding sequences:
- a CDS encoding phage minor head protein, whose protein sequence is MQKIDKLLDSLNEWIEKADTDDFTAALPADLEVLDMLPGYVEEFEKEIAKLLRKQKKYFIDGIKNYTKKDAVEKGIKIKDIIDFVTGSLFGADTFAESLSKAARKFLDYTMKDMTKAFMDAIDPDIQFNIFSKRTTKWIDSWSDELGKIMKINSHKAVERILNDGLENGKGIKEIARELAKLPEFDRKRAKTTAQTEVLAACSASQFESYRQSPAVTGKRWRHSGTKNNQPRDNHVAYDGTTVPVEEEFELPGSGERCMFPRDSSLSAKERVRCKCVMSPAVDNNILGLSEEEKQKIREETLKELSKK
- a CDS encoding XkdF-like putative serine protease domain-containing protein, with product MKKRKLKNLQVSHVSYVENGANQRKFFLTKSEEQPNFEKPVKVIKSDDEAERLVYGIVYEPDTIDAHGDFADAKTIEKAAHEFMLKYRQIDKNHDFVVGVGEVVESYIAPADMELNGEPVKKGTWILATKADEETWEAVKKGEFQGYSLAGVAETEVIEEEVTKTEEKQKESLFQLLKGFFNGQKQAEVAKEEETFLSVVEKAGKKISAPNMADIDAAINSLTNLKTRVTPSQEGAGSEGNNMDFNQEQFEKTLTSAVEKAVGPIKEELDSVKKHLNLDEEKTEEDIKVEKAVEAATAPLREEIEALKKSQGISNQQDTDVVEKTEVKKSVWTGLL